One Frankia alni ACN14a DNA window includes the following coding sequences:
- a CDS encoding dTDP-4-dehydrorhamnose 3,5-epimerase family protein, translated as MEISELSVPDAWVFTPRQHSDSRGTFLEWFRSDALAEVVGHPLTLSQANHSVSRAGTLRGVHYAQVPPSQAKYVTCVRGRVLDCVVDIRTGSPTFGTFAAVLLDDVDRRGLYVSEGLGHAFMALTDDAAISYLCSTPYTPGREHGVDPLDPDLALPWPDDLTPLLSEKDAAAPSLKEAESAGLLPTYRDCRAFYDELRAAGAMAGGSR; from the coding sequence GTGGAGATCAGCGAACTATCGGTTCCGGACGCCTGGGTGTTCACCCCTCGTCAGCACTCCGACAGCCGCGGGACCTTCCTGGAGTGGTTCCGCTCCGACGCTCTTGCCGAGGTCGTGGGCCATCCGCTGACCCTGTCGCAGGCCAATCACAGCGTCAGCCGGGCCGGGACGCTTCGCGGCGTGCACTACGCTCAGGTGCCACCCAGTCAGGCGAAGTACGTGACCTGCGTACGCGGGCGGGTGCTCGACTGCGTCGTCGACATCCGCACCGGATCGCCAACGTTCGGCACCTTCGCCGCGGTCCTGCTCGACGACGTCGACCGGCGCGGCCTGTACGTCTCGGAAGGTCTGGGGCACGCCTTCATGGCGCTGACCGACGACGCGGCGATCTCCTACCTGTGCTCGACGCCCTACACCCCCGGCCGCGAACACGGCGTCGACCCGCTCGACCCCGATCTGGCCCTGCCCTGGCCCGACGACCTCACGCCGCTGCTGTCGGAGAAGGACGCCGCCGCCCCCTCCCTGAAGGAGGCCGAGTCGGCGGGCCTGCTGCCCACCTACCGCGACTGCCGGGCCTTCTACGACGAGCTACGCGCCGCCGGCGCCATGGCGGGCGGATCGCGATGA
- a CDS encoding GNAT family N-acetyltransferase, whose product MIRVAGPGDVEAILELVRALAAYEREADQVTMTPAELQAALFGPIPAAYCLVATADQPPAGATPTGGPPPSGGPPATDGAPPTGGTTATGGTTATGGAPATGGAPATGADRPPPIVGFAIWHPTFSTWTGQSGMYLIDLFVQPGHRRSGHGRALLAALATVCATRGYRRLEWAVLDWNTPAQAFYRSLAARPLTGWSTWRVDGDALTDLAALARPRPCTGTGTGDPS is encoded by the coding sequence ATGATCCGGGTGGCCGGCCCCGGCGACGTCGAGGCCATCCTGGAACTCGTCCGGGCGCTGGCCGCCTACGAGCGCGAGGCGGACCAGGTCACCATGACCCCGGCCGAGCTGCAGGCCGCCCTGTTCGGCCCGATCCCGGCCGCCTACTGCCTCGTGGCCACGGCGGACCAGCCACCCGCGGGTGCTACCCCGACCGGGGGACCACCCCCGTCCGGGGGACCACCCGCAACCGATGGTGCGCCTCCGACCGGCGGCACGACGGCGACCGGCGGCACGACGGCGACCGGTGGTGCGCCTGCGACCGGCGGTGCGCCTGCGACGGGCGCGGACCGTCCGCCCCCGATCGTGGGCTTCGCGATCTGGCATCCCACCTTCTCCACCTGGACTGGCCAGTCCGGCATGTACCTGATCGACCTGTTCGTGCAACCGGGGCACCGCCGCAGCGGCCACGGCCGGGCGCTGCTCGCCGCGCTCGCCACGGTCTGCGCCACCCGCGGCTACCGGCGGCTCGAATGGGCCGTGCTCGACTGGAACACCCCGGCGCAGGCGTTCTACCGCTCGTTGGCGGCGCGGCCGCTGACCGGGTGGTCGACCTGGCGGGTGGACGGCGACGCCCTCACCGATCTCGCCGCTCTGGCCCGCCCGCGCCCGTGCACCGGGACCGGCACCGGCGATCCGTCCTGA
- a CDS encoding anti-sigma factor — protein MDPTPSTGGAENSDTIDSQTAHSGGLRDVVALTLPAASAYLTVLRTATASLAARLDFTLDDIEDLRIAVDEACALLLVSAVPGSSLDCTFTLSPGVMHVLVTVESLDGEPPSEDTFAWTVLKALAGDVDTSTGPGNKVSITLQKRRGVRADLGEPPAGHVRGSGAADQTPLGDAVGTP, from the coding sequence GTGGATCCGACGCCTTCGACCGGCGGCGCGGAGAACTCCGACACCATCGACAGCCAAACCGCCCATTCCGGCGGACTGCGCGACGTCGTCGCGCTCACCCTGCCCGCGGCCAGTGCCTACCTGACCGTGCTGCGCACGGCCACGGCCTCCCTCGCGGCTCGGCTCGACTTCACCCTCGACGACATCGAGGACCTGCGGATCGCCGTGGACGAGGCGTGCGCGCTGCTGCTCGTCTCCGCGGTGCCCGGGTCGTCGCTCGACTGCACGTTCACGCTCTCGCCCGGAGTGATGCACGTGCTGGTGACGGTCGAGAGCCTCGACGGCGAGCCGCCGTCCGAGGACACCTTCGCCTGGACGGTCCTCAAGGCCCTCGCGGGCGATGTCGACACCTCCACCGGCCCGGGCAACAAGGTGAGCATCACGCTGCAGAAGCGCCGGGGCGTGCGGGCGGATCTCGGCGAGCCGCCGGCGGGGCACGTCCGCGGATCGGGTGCCGCCGACCAGACACCACTGGGTGACGCGGTAGGTACACCGTGA
- a CDS encoding RNA polymerase sigma factor SigF, whose amino-acid sequence MTSTGRTPTPPRTAAGQDAPAVDPVAALSQRGAALDEHPAERGQEADLGAEVAAQPVPTAEPERESTERTHSPDRAMARALFVRLAELPEGDAERAAIRDQLVRMHLPLVEYLARRFRNRGEPLDDLVQVATIGLIKSVDRFDPERGVEFSTYATPTIVGEIKRHFRDKGWAIRVPRRLQELKLSLTKATSELSQTLGRSPTVSEIARHLQMSEEDVLEGLESANAYSAVSLDAPDSGDDEAPAVADTLGVQDESLEGVEYRESLKPLLEKLPPREKRILLLRFFGNMTQSQIATELGISQMHVSRLLARTLAQLRRGLLEDG is encoded by the coding sequence GTGACGTCAACCGGCAGAACCCCGACTCCGCCCCGCACGGCAGCCGGCCAGGACGCCCCCGCGGTGGACCCGGTGGCCGCCCTGAGCCAGCGGGGGGCGGCCCTGGACGAACATCCCGCCGAGCGAGGCCAGGAGGCGGACCTCGGTGCCGAGGTCGCGGCCCAGCCGGTGCCGACCGCCGAGCCCGAGCGCGAGAGCACCGAGCGCACCCACTCTCCCGACCGGGCGATGGCCCGGGCGCTGTTCGTGCGCCTGGCCGAGCTGCCCGAGGGTGACGCGGAGCGCGCCGCCATCCGTGACCAGCTGGTCCGGATGCATCTGCCGCTGGTGGAGTACCTCGCCCGTCGCTTTCGCAACCGTGGCGAGCCGCTCGACGACCTCGTCCAGGTCGCCACGATCGGCCTGATCAAGTCGGTGGACCGGTTCGACCCGGAGCGCGGGGTGGAGTTCTCCACCTACGCCACCCCGACGATCGTCGGCGAGATCAAGCGGCACTTCCGCGACAAGGGCTGGGCGATCCGGGTTCCCCGCCGTCTGCAGGAGCTCAAGCTCTCCCTGACGAAGGCGACGTCCGAGCTGTCCCAGACACTCGGCCGCTCCCCCACCGTCAGCGAGATCGCCCGGCACCTGCAGATGAGCGAGGAGGACGTCCTCGAGGGCCTCGAATCGGCCAACGCCTACTCGGCGGTCTCCCTCGACGCGCCGGACTCCGGTGACGACGAGGCTCCCGCCGTGGCGGACACCCTCGGCGTCCAGGACGAGTCCCTGGAGGGCGTCGAGTACCGCGAGTCGCTCAAGCCGCTGCTGGAGAAGCTCCCGCCGCGGGAAAAGCGCATCCTGCTCCTGCGCTTCTTCGGCAACATGACCCAGTCGCAGATCGCCACCGAGCTCGGAATATCCCAGATGCACGTGTCCCGGCTGCTGGCCCGAACCCTGGCCCAGCTACGCCGCGGCCTGCTCGAGGACGGCTGA
- a CDS encoding diacylglycerol/lipid kinase family protein, with amino-acid sequence MRGLLVVNPVATTTTERVRDVLASALAADVAMETVLTKGRGHGVELGARAVELGVDVVIALGGDGTVNEITNGLLQNGPGDDGPALAVVPGGSTNVFARALGYSASPVEATGELLNALREGRSRRISIGRAEYGDVSRWFTFCFGIGLDARVVARAEEKRHKGRRNSAGLFLRTAAGQVTRGADRGAPPIALETTAAHSLPTGDGPLTDAALPTGAAPPADAGPLTDAGPPSDAGPPTDAGLPTDAGQAADAAAAGSTEERIALGIVCNTRPWTYLNSRPVLACPEASFDTGLDLLALRRVRLSSVLRTASQILGDGRGPRGRNVVRRHDAAVIRFLADHPLPLQMDGEYLGEYLDVTLTHHPRALRVIA; translated from the coding sequence ATGCGAGGGCTGCTGGTCGTCAACCCCGTCGCCACCACCACAACGGAGCGTGTTCGTGACGTCCTCGCCAGCGCGCTCGCGGCGGACGTCGCGATGGAGACCGTGCTGACCAAAGGCCGCGGTCACGGGGTCGAGCTGGGGGCGCGAGCGGTCGAGCTCGGGGTCGATGTGGTGATCGCCCTGGGCGGGGACGGCACCGTCAACGAGATCACCAACGGGCTTCTGCAGAACGGCCCGGGCGACGACGGGCCGGCGCTCGCGGTGGTGCCGGGTGGTAGCACCAACGTGTTCGCTCGAGCGCTGGGTTATTCGGCGTCGCCGGTGGAGGCGACCGGTGAGCTGCTGAACGCGTTGCGCGAGGGGCGCAGCCGCCGGATCAGCATCGGTCGGGCCGAGTACGGCGACGTGAGTCGCTGGTTCACGTTCTGCTTCGGCATCGGGCTGGACGCGCGGGTGGTCGCGCGGGCCGAGGAGAAGCGGCACAAGGGGCGCCGCAACAGCGCCGGCCTGTTCCTGCGGACGGCGGCGGGTCAGGTGACCCGCGGCGCGGACCGGGGCGCCCCACCCATCGCCCTGGAGACGACCGCCGCCCACAGCCTTCCTACCGGCGACGGGCCCCTCACCGACGCCGCTCTCCCCACCGGCGCCGCTCCGCCTGCCGACGCCGGCCCCTTGACCGACGCCGGCCCGCCGAGCGACGCCGGCCCGCCGACCGACGCCGGCCTGCCGACCGACGCCGGGCAGGCCGCGGATGCGGCGGCGGCCGGGAGCACCGAGGAGCGCATCGCCCTCGGCATCGTCTGCAACACCCGCCCGTGGACCTACCTGAACTCCCGTCCCGTGCTGGCCTGCCCCGAGGCGTCGTTCGACACCGGGCTGGATCTGCTGGCGCTGCGCCGGGTGCGGCTGTCCAGCGTGCTGCGCACTGCCTCGCAGATCCTGGGAGACGGGCGCGGTCCGCGCGGGCGCAACGTCGTGCGCCGCCACGACGCGGCTGTGATCCGGTTCCTCGCGGATCACCCGCTGCCGCTACAGATGGACGGCGAGTACCTCGGCGAGTACCTCGACGTCACGCTCACCCACCACCCGCGGGCCCTGCGCGTCATCGCCTGA
- a CDS encoding glycerophosphodiester phosphodiesterase — protein MEVLGHRGSRVPGPENTVEAVDAALRAGADGVEIDVRRSADGDLVCVHDARLSRPAGRAIVRQPTEALRARGIPLLDEILDVWAGRGRLICEIKNQPGQPDFDAPRERTARALAERLRARGWTGPRPTVADLDAGAGGITVSSFDWFAIEALRDAELAVTTAFLTMPRMSVSGGLAYARSAGHAELHAHISAVLGSPDAGARARQAGVRLVTWTVTAVDAARRLRDAGVDGAICDDPVEIRRALAAPPAPDTSPTPGASPASGASPASGASPASGASPASGASPASGASPDH, from the coding sequence ATGGAGGTTCTCGGTCATCGCGGTAGCAGGGTCCCCGGCCCGGAGAACACGGTCGAGGCGGTGGATGCGGCGCTGCGAGCAGGCGCGGACGGCGTCGAGATCGACGTCCGCCGCAGCGCCGACGGGGACCTGGTGTGCGTGCACGACGCCCGGCTGTCCAGGCCGGCCGGGCGGGCGATCGTCCGGCAGCCCACCGAGGCGCTGCGCGCCCGGGGGATCCCGCTGCTCGACGAGATCCTCGACGTCTGGGCCGGCCGCGGCCGGCTGATCTGTGAGATCAAGAACCAGCCCGGCCAGCCGGACTTCGACGCCCCCCGGGAGCGCACGGCGCGGGCCCTCGCCGAGCGGCTGCGCGCCCGGGGCTGGACGGGGCCACGGCCCACCGTGGCCGACCTCGACGCAGGAGCCGGCGGCATCACGGTGTCGTCGTTCGACTGGTTCGCCATCGAGGCCCTGCGCGATGCGGAACTGGCGGTCACGACGGCGTTCCTGACGATGCCGCGGATGTCCGTCAGCGGCGGCCTCGCCTACGCGCGGTCCGCGGGCCACGCCGAGCTGCACGCCCACATCAGCGCCGTGCTCGGCTCGCCGGACGCGGGCGCCCGCGCCCGGCAGGCCGGCGTGCGCCTGGTGACGTGGACGGTCACCGCCGTCGACGCCGCGCGCCGGTTGCGGGACGCCGGGGTCGACGGGGCGATCTGCGACGACCCGGTCGAGATCCGCCGAGCCCTGGCCGCCCCGCCTGCCCCGGACACCTCGCCCACCCCCGGCGCCTCCCCGGCCTCGGGCGCCTCCCCGGCCTCGGGCGCCTCCCCGGCCTCGGGCGCCTCCCCGGCCTCGGGCGCCTCTCCGGCCTCGGGCGCCTCCCCGGACCACTGA
- a CDS encoding WhiB family transcriptional regulator, producing the protein MDWRHRALCRDEDPELFFPIGTTGPAERQVEEAKAVCARCAVTSDCLNWALDTGQDSGVWGGLSEDERRALKRQVRLRVRTA; encoded by the coding sequence ATGGACTGGCGCCACAGAGCGCTCTGCCGTGACGAGGATCCCGAGCTCTTCTTCCCGATCGGTACTACCGGTCCGGCGGAACGCCAGGTCGAAGAGGCAAAGGCCGTTTGCGCGCGGTGCGCAGTCACCAGTGACTGCCTCAACTGGGCACTGGACACCGGGCAGGACTCCGGTGTCTGGGGCGGGTTGAGCGAGGACGAACGCCGGGCGCTCAAGCGCCAGGTCCGTCTGCGGGTGCGAACCGCCTGA
- a CDS encoding sensor histidine kinase — translation MLRASTDLSDDDIDHLHALVADWALLADLSFADLLLLVPVRSGSGSGRGHTSGTEFLVVAQVRPTTGPTAYHNDEVGSVVINRWVVQNAWREHRIAREGEPEWDGGVPVRTEAIPVRHGDEVIAVLARDTNLVNPRTPSDLESSYLQGANNLALMIAEGAFPFRGSSAELPESPRVGDGMMRLDGAGKVIFASPNALSAYRRLGYTGNVTGEDLRTVHRALNLPATTPAVWHAIGRRRPVEVEAGVGSTVVMLRAIPLFPGATREVLVLVRDVSDLRRREALLLSKDATIREIHHRVKNNLQTVAALLRLQMRRTKVDEARSALRESVRRVTSIAVVHETLSQSLGESVPFDEIADQITSVTVDLASTGARANTRRSGSFGRLPGELATPLALVLSELLQNAVEHAFDGSAGSIEIRVQRAVDRLDVVVADDGAGLPEDFQLEHSPRLGLQIVRQLVLGEMHGTIRLQAGPERGTEALLSIPLSES, via the coding sequence ATGCTGCGCGCGAGCACGGATCTCAGCGACGACGACATCGACCACCTGCACGCGCTCGTCGCGGACTGGGCTCTGCTCGCCGACCTGTCCTTCGCTGATCTGCTGCTCCTCGTACCCGTCCGTTCCGGTTCGGGGTCGGGCCGCGGCCATACCAGCGGGACCGAGTTCCTCGTCGTGGCCCAGGTCCGACCCACGACGGGCCCGACCGCGTACCACAACGACGAGGTCGGCAGCGTCGTCATCAACCGGTGGGTGGTCCAGAACGCCTGGCGGGAGCACCGCATCGCCCGGGAGGGCGAGCCGGAGTGGGACGGCGGGGTGCCGGTGCGGACGGAGGCGATCCCCGTCCGCCACGGGGACGAGGTGATCGCCGTGCTCGCCCGCGACACCAACCTCGTCAACCCCCGCACCCCCAGCGATCTGGAGTCCTCCTACCTGCAGGGCGCCAACAACCTGGCCCTGATGATCGCCGAGGGCGCCTTCCCGTTCCGCGGGAGCTCGGCCGAGCTGCCGGAGTCACCTCGGGTCGGCGACGGGATGATGCGGCTCGACGGCGCCGGCAAGGTCATCTTCGCCAGCCCGAACGCGCTGTCGGCGTACCGCCGCCTCGGCTACACCGGCAACGTCACCGGCGAGGACCTGCGCACGGTGCACCGGGCGCTGAACCTGCCCGCGACCACGCCCGCCGTCTGGCACGCGATCGGTCGGCGCCGGCCGGTGGAGGTCGAGGCCGGGGTCGGCAGCACGGTGGTGATGCTGCGGGCGATCCCGCTGTTTCCCGGGGCCACCCGGGAGGTGCTCGTCCTCGTCCGGGACGTCTCGGATCTGCGCCGGCGCGAGGCGCTGCTGCTGAGCAAGGACGCCACCATCCGTGAGATCCATCACAGGGTGAAGAACAATCTTCAGACGGTGGCCGCCCTGCTGCGGCTGCAGATGCGTCGGACCAAGGTCGACGAGGCGCGATCGGCCCTGCGGGAGTCGGTGCGGCGGGTGACCTCGATCGCGGTTGTGCACGAGACGCTCTCGCAGAGCCTGGGCGAGAGCGTGCCGTTCGACGAGATCGCCGACCAGATCACGTCGGTGACCGTCGACCTGGCGTCCACCGGCGCGCGGGCGAACACCCGCAGGTCGGGTTCCTTCGGGCGGCTGCCCGGCGAACTCGCCACCCCGCTGGCCCTTGTGCTTTCGGAGCTTCTGCAGAATGCTGTAGAACATGCGTTCGATGGTTCGGCGGGCTCGATCGAGATCCGCGTGCAGCGTGCGGTGGACCGGCTGGACGTCGTGGTCGCCGACGACGGGGCCGGCCTGCCGGAGGACTTCCAGCTCGAGCACTCGCCCCGGCTGGGGCTGCAGATCGTCCGTCAGCTCGTGCTCGGCGAGATGCACGGCACCATCCGGCTGCAGGCCGGCCCGGAGCGGGGCACCGAGGCGCTCCTGTCCATCCCACTTTCTGAAAGTTGA
- a CDS encoding 8-amino-7-oxononanoate synthase, which produces MTVDNATAAVVPATRTKPQTATSVANTATEPTGGPPTADPLAWLADHARGREAAGLRRRLHPRPRTPAADGSRVRVDLAGNDYLGLGRHPAVVEGAARALREWGTGSTGSRLVTGTTALHGELEAALADHVGFAGALVFSSGYTANLGCLTGLAGPGDLIVSDALNHASIVDACRLSRARVAITPHGDVAAVTAALAAGGWRRALVVTESVFSADGDAAPLAELHATARAHGAVLVVDEAHGLGVVGPAGRGALAAAGLAGEPDVVATVTLSKALGGQGGAVLGTAAVRDHLIDTARAFIFDTGLAPASAGGALAALTHLRAHPELPAAVRRRADELAALTGAPRPAGAVVSVLLGEPEPAVAAAATCLAHGVAVGCFRPPTVPAGTSRLRLAARADLTDADLALATEAFAAAGVLASEVLTSEVLAAGVPVTEAVTR; this is translated from the coding sequence GTGACCGTCGACAACGCCACCGCGGCCGTGGTCCCCGCCACGCGCACGAAGCCGCAAACCGCCACGAGCGTAGCGAATACCGCCACGGAGCCCACCGGCGGCCCGCCCACGGCCGATCCGCTGGCCTGGCTCGCAGATCATGCCCGCGGCCGGGAGGCGGCCGGCCTGCGCCGCCGGCTGCACCCGCGCCCGCGGACGCCCGCCGCGGACGGTTCCCGGGTGCGCGTCGACCTCGCCGGCAACGACTACCTCGGCCTCGGCCGCCATCCCGCGGTCGTCGAGGGGGCGGCGCGCGCCCTGCGGGAGTGGGGCACCGGATCCACCGGCAGCCGGCTGGTGACCGGGACGACCGCCCTGCACGGCGAGCTGGAGGCGGCACTCGCCGACCACGTCGGCTTCGCCGGGGCGCTCGTGTTCTCCTCCGGCTACACGGCGAACCTGGGCTGCCTGACCGGGCTCGCCGGCCCCGGGGATCTGATCGTCTCCGACGCGCTCAACCACGCCTCGATCGTCGACGCCTGTCGGTTGTCCCGGGCTCGGGTGGCCATCACCCCGCACGGCGACGTCGCCGCCGTGACCGCCGCCCTCGCCGCCGGCGGCTGGCGCCGCGCGCTCGTGGTGACCGAGTCGGTGTTCTCCGCCGACGGCGACGCCGCCCCCCTCGCCGAGCTGCACGCCACGGCCCGCGCGCACGGGGCGGTCCTCGTCGTCGACGAGGCGCACGGGCTCGGCGTGGTCGGCCCGGCCGGACGCGGCGCGCTGGCCGCCGCCGGGCTCGCCGGCGAGCCGGACGTGGTGGCCACGGTCACCCTGTCGAAGGCGCTCGGCGGCCAGGGCGGCGCGGTCCTGGGCACGGCGGCCGTGCGCGACCACCTCATCGACACGGCCCGCGCCTTCATCTTCGACACCGGCCTCGCCCCGGCAAGCGCCGGTGGGGCGCTGGCGGCGCTGACGCACCTGCGGGCCCATCCGGAGCTGCCCGCGGCGGTCCGGCGCCGCGCCGACGAGCTCGCCGCGCTCACCGGGGCGCCGCGCCCGGCCGGCGCGGTCGTCTCGGTCCTCCTCGGCGAGCCGGAACCGGCGGTGGCCGCGGCGGCGACCTGCCTGGCACACGGGGTGGCGGTCGGCTGCTTCCGGCCGCCGACGGTGCCCGCGGGCACGAGCCGGCTGCGCCTTGCCGCCCGCGCCGACCTCACCGACGCCGACCTGGCGCTCGCGACCGAGGCGTTCGCCGCCGCCGGCGTCCTCGCTTCCGAGGTTCTCACTTCCGAGGTTCTCGCCGCCGGGGTGCCCGTCACCGAGGCGGTCACCCGGTGA
- the bioD gene encoding dethiobiotin synthase translates to MTLLVVTGTGTEVGKTVVTAALAALAHDRGHAVAVVKPAQTGVRPDELGDVDLVAGLAGIRDVHELARYPDPLAPAAAARRAGRPAVDLGDVATRIGKLATDHDLVLVEGAGGLLVRYDDNGATLADLARLLAAPVLVVTTAGLGALNATALTLEALAHRGLDLAGVVIGSWPREPDLACRSNLADLADLAGRPLAGALPAGAALLSRPEFLAAARQSLEPALGGTFRAQQFRARHPL, encoded by the coding sequence GTGACGCTGCTGGTGGTCACCGGGACCGGCACCGAGGTCGGCAAGACGGTGGTGACCGCGGCGCTGGCCGCGCTCGCCCACGACCGCGGCCACGCCGTCGCGGTGGTCAAGCCGGCACAGACCGGGGTCCGGCCCGACGAGTTGGGCGACGTCGACCTGGTCGCCGGCCTCGCGGGCATCCGCGACGTCCACGAGCTGGCCCGTTATCCCGACCCGCTCGCACCGGCGGCCGCCGCCCGCCGAGCCGGACGACCCGCCGTCGACCTCGGCGACGTGGCGACCCGGATCGGCAAGCTCGCCACCGACCACGATCTCGTCCTCGTCGAGGGGGCCGGCGGGCTGCTGGTGCGCTACGACGACAACGGCGCCACCCTGGCCGATCTCGCCCGGCTGCTCGCAGCGCCGGTGCTCGTCGTGACGACGGCGGGTCTCGGTGCGTTGAACGCCACCGCGCTGACCCTGGAGGCGCTCGCCCACCGCGGCCTCGACCTCGCCGGCGTCGTGATCGGATCCTGGCCGCGCGAGCCGGATCTGGCCTGCCGCAGCAACCTGGCCGACCTGGCCGACCTGGCCGGCCGGCCGCTGGCCGGCGCTCTGCCTGCGGGCGCCGCCCTGTTGAGCCGGCCCGAGTTCCTGGCGGCCGCCCGGCAGTCGCTCGAACCCGCCCTCGGCGGTACCTTCCGTGCACAGCAGTTCCGTGCACGCCACCCCCTATAG
- the bioB gene encoding biotin synthase BioB, with amino-acid sequence MTAPVTAHIAPATVPPSAPAAAGQDPAALLAHARREVLEAGRGLDEAGVLAVLRLPDEYLGDALALAHEVRMRWCGPEVEVEGIISLKTGGCPEDCHFCSQSGKFDSPVRSAWLDVPSLVEAARQTAATGATEFCIVAAVRGPDARLMSQVREGVAAIRAAVDINVACSLGMLTQDQVDELTAIGVHRYNHNLETSRSHFPKVVTTHSWEERWETCEMVRAAGMELCCGAILGVGESLEQRAELAAQLAVLEPDEVPLNFLNPRPGTPFGDYPPVQPRDALRAIAAFRLALPRTILRYSGGREITLGDLEAQGMLGGINAVIVGNYLTTLGRPAESDLKMLADLSMPIKSLQATL; translated from the coding sequence GTGACCGCACCCGTGACCGCGCACATCGCCCCGGCGACGGTGCCACCGTCGGCGCCGGCCGCCGCCGGGCAGGACCCGGCCGCCCTGCTCGCCCACGCCCGGCGCGAGGTGCTCGAGGCCGGGCGGGGGCTCGACGAGGCCGGCGTGCTCGCCGTCCTGCGGCTGCCCGACGAGTACCTGGGCGACGCCCTCGCGCTCGCCCACGAGGTCCGAATGCGCTGGTGCGGGCCGGAGGTCGAGGTCGAGGGCATCATCAGCCTGAAGACGGGCGGCTGCCCGGAGGACTGCCACTTCTGCTCGCAGTCGGGCAAGTTCGACTCGCCGGTGCGCTCGGCGTGGCTCGACGTGCCCTCGCTGGTCGAGGCGGCCCGCCAGACCGCGGCCACCGGCGCCACCGAGTTCTGCATCGTCGCGGCCGTTCGCGGACCCGACGCCCGGCTCATGTCCCAGGTCCGCGAGGGGGTCGCGGCCATCCGCGCGGCCGTCGACATCAACGTCGCCTGCTCGCTGGGCATGCTGACCCAGGACCAGGTCGACGAGCTCACCGCGATCGGCGTGCACCGTTACAACCACAACCTCGAGACGTCCCGCTCGCACTTCCCCAAGGTCGTCACCACCCACAGCTGGGAGGAGCGCTGGGAGACCTGCGAGATGGTGCGCGCGGCCGGAATGGAACTGTGCTGCGGCGCGATCCTGGGAGTCGGGGAGTCGCTGGAGCAGCGGGCCGAACTCGCCGCCCAGCTCGCCGTGCTGGAGCCCGACGAGGTGCCGCTGAACTTCCTCAACCCGCGGCCGGGTACGCCCTTCGGCGACTACCCCCCGGTGCAGCCGCGCGACGCGCTGCGCGCCATCGCCGCGTTCCGGCTGGCACTGCCCCGGACGATCCTGCGCTACTCGGGCGGCCGGGAGATCACCCTGGGCGACCTGGAGGCGCAGGGGATGCTCGGCGGTATCAACGCCGTGATCGTGGGCAACTACCTGACGACGCTGGGCCGGCCGGCCGAGTCCGATCTGAAGATGCTCGCCGACCTGAGCATGCCGATCAAGTCGCTGCAGGCCACGCTGTAG
- the bsaP gene encoding biotin synthase auxiliary protein BsaP: MDASFCDRCGQLASVGSHEACARARELEPPRYCRVCRRRLVVQVTPAGWSARCTEHGLKTATNA; this comes from the coding sequence GTGGACGCTTCGTTCTGCGACCGTTGCGGTCAGTTGGCCAGTGTGGGCAGTCATGAGGCGTGCGCGCGGGCCCGTGAGCTCGAACCCCCGCGTTACTGCCGGGTCTGCCGGCGGCGGCTGGTGGTGCAGGTGACCCCCGCGGGCTGGTCGGCGCGCTGCACCGAGCACGGCCTCAAGACGGCCACCAACGCCTGA
- a CDS encoding biotin/lipoyl-binding carrier protein, which yields MAEEVRAEMVANVWKVVVGVGDPVAAGDALVILDSMKMEIPVISEDGGTVARIAVQEGDVVQDGDLIAVVEPVAAG from the coding sequence ATGGCCGAGGAAGTCCGCGCGGAGATGGTGGCCAACGTCTGGAAGGTCGTCGTCGGTGTGGGTGATCCGGTGGCCGCCGGCGACGCCCTCGTCATCCTCGACTCCATGAAGATGGAGATCCCGGTGATCAGCGAGGACGGCGGCACTGTCGCCCGGATCGCGGTCCAGGAGGGCGACGTCGTCCAGGACGGCGACCTGATCGCCGTGGTCGAGCCGGTCGCCGCGGGCTGA